Genomic window (Rossellomorea aquimaris):
GCTTCGATTCACTTTGAATTTTACCGTTGCGTTAGTTGCGATCTTTTATGGTTTTGTAGATGAAATTCATCAATCCTTTGTTCCGTATCGGTCGGCAACGATGATTGACGCAGCCAAGGATCTGATCGGGGTCACTGTCCTTTTTTGGATTGTGAACCGGACGTATTTTAAAAACCCTGATCATGCTTTAACGAGAAAGATGAAGAAGTTTGAAGCCTATTTAAAAAAGGATTGAGTCTGGTCACCTTGACCTTATAGACTCAATCCTTTTTATTATCTTTGTGCTGTTACTTTCTGCAGCAGTTTATCTGACTCTGTTATTTTGACATCTTTATAGTAATGAGTGACGATGTCTTGATAATCCTTGCCTTCCTTCGCCATTCCGTTTGCTCCGTATTGGCTCATACCGACTCCGTGACCATATCCTTTAGTGGCGATGACGATATGATCATCCTTCAGGTACCAGGTGAAATCCGAGGATCTCAGTTCTAACTTCTCTCTTATCTCACGGCCGGAGAACCCTTTGCCGTTTATTTCAACACTCGCTACCCTTTTGCCTTCTGTTCTTGATGTGATCGTTCCTACCGAGCCATCCTTTGGCAGGGTTACGCCCAGCTTCTGCTCAAACTCTTTGATCGGGATAACCTTTTGATCTTCGAATCTAGGTGACGCCGAGTCCCAAGGGCTTTCGACACTTCTTAAATATGGATATTCATTCGGCCAATAAGCCTCTGAGTTTTCTGTGAATCCATTACTCGTTGAGAAGAATGCTGCCGTAATGGGCTTACCATCATAGGTCAGCACCTGCCCCATCGTTTCAAGCACCGCTTCGGATATTTTCTTGACCTTCCAGTCATAGTCGGCACCCCAGAGGCCAGCAAGCTCCTTCTGATTCTTATATACCTGATGAGAGACCGTATCTGTCACATCGGCACCCTTCGGAACAGAGGAGTCCTCAAGTAAAAGCTGATTCACAATATACGTCCTTGCTGCAAGGGCTTGAGCTTTTAACGCTTCCTTTTCAAAATCTGCAGGCATTTCACCAGCTACTACCCCTACTACATACTGCTCCAAAGGAAGTTTCTCGATCAGATCCTGGTTGGAGCGATAGACAGCCACCTCAACCGAGTTCGCCAGCTCTTCAACGGATGGCGGGTTTTTCAGCTTTTCGTCTAAGTTTGCCGTTTCCTTTTCTGATGAAAATGGGAGCACGAGAAGAGTAGGTACAATAAAAATGATGCTGATAAAGATTGAGAAGATGATCAGTACTGGTTTCAAATGCTTCATGTTCGCGGCCTCCAATGAAAGATTAAATAGGAGAATGTCCTAGCACACTTCTCCACTCTCTTTCATATGTATGGTAGTGGACAAGCAATTATGAATATTTTAAGAGTGATTTTGACGTGGGAAGATGTTTGATATTGGTGAACTTGGAATAAGTAATGAAGTTTGTTGAGGATCAGATGCATTTTTAATCTGAAATTTGAAATGAATGTGTCAGAATTGTATAAAAATGACTTTTCCATCTCATTTTCATCATCAGTATACACGTCTCAGCTCTTTTTCTACCTATTTTGACTTTACCCATCACAAATCCAGCCGTTTTCGATTAAAATCCGGCCATTTACACGAAAAATCCAGCCGTTCCTGACAAGAATTCAGCCGAAATCAACAATAATTCAGCTATTTTACTTATTTTACCAAAAATAAACTGAGTTACAGCTAGCCCGCATCCAGCCCGACTCTCAATCTAAACAAAAAAAGGCAAGCTCTTCTATAAAAGAAAAGCTCACCTTTCTATCTAATACTTACGCATCCTTAATCATGTCTTGCTCAGAAACAGCTGTTTCTTCCACTTCTTTCACACGCTCGATATCGGCACCAAGGCCTGCAAGCTTCTGATGGAAGTTCACATATCCACGATCTAAATGCTTCAATTCTGTCACTCGAGTGTAACCATCTGCTACCAGACCTGCGATCGATAGAGCTGCTGCTGCACGTAAGTCCGTTGCAGCTACTTCTGCTCCTTGAAGAGGTGTTGGTCCGTTCATGATTACAGAGCGGCCTTCAATCTTAATGTCTGCTCCCATACGGCGGAATTCTTCAGCATGCATGAAACGATTTTCGAAAACTGTTTCAGTGATGACGCTTGTGCCGTCAGCTGCTAAAAGTAATGCCATCATTTGAGATTGCATATCTGTTGGGAAACCAGGATGAGGCATTGTTTTGATATCGACAGATTTTAATTTCTCCGGTCCGATGACACGAAGACCTTCTTCTTCATCGATGATCGTTACACCCATTTCTTCCATCTTGGCAACTAATGAAGATAAGTGTTCTGGAATCGCACCCTTTACAAGGACATCACCTTGAGTGATGGCAGCAGCCACCATGAAAGTCCCGGCTTCGATACGGTCTGGAATGATGCTGTGCTCGACACCGTATAGACGGTCTACACCTTCGATACGGATCGTTCCAGTACCTGCACCTACAACGCTTCCTCCCATTTTGTTCAGGAAGTTTGCTAAGTCGACGATTTCAGGCTCTTTTGCGACGTTTTCAAGGATTGTTGTTCCTTCTGCAAGAACTGCAGCCATCATAATGTTTTCTGTTGCCCCAACGCTTGGGAAGTC
Coding sequences:
- the murA gene encoding UDP-N-acetylglucosamine 1-carboxyvinyltransferase — its product is MEKIIVRGGQRLSGTVQVEGAKNAVLPVIAATLLASEGNSVIKNVPPLSDVYTINEVLRHLNTDVEFNHGEVIVNASRELFVEAPFEYVRKMRASVLVMGSLLGRTGKARVALPGGCAIGSRPIDQHLKGFEAMGAKVKVGNGFIEAEVDGRLKGAKVYLDFPSVGATENIMMAAVLAEGTTILENVAKEPEIVDLANFLNKMGGSVVGAGTGTIRIEGVDRLYGVEHSIIPDRIEAGTFMVAAAITQGDVLVKGAIPEHLSSLVAKMEEMGVTIIDEEEGLRVIGPEKLKSVDIKTMPHPGFPTDMQSQMMALLLAADGTSVITETVFENRFMHAEEFRRMGADIKIEGRSVIMNGPTPLQGAEVAATDLRAAAALSIAGLVADGYTRVTELKHLDRGYVNFHQKLAGLGADIERVKEVEETAVSEQDMIKDA
- a CDS encoding VanZ family protein translates to MKKSLTYVLTAAPFLYMILIWIMSSNPDDAVIRFPDNQLDRFIKESLHLIEFGILYGLFVVALLAHGKLRFTLNFTVALVAIFYGFVDEIHQSFVPYRSATMIDAAKDLIGVTVLFWIVNRTYFKNPDHALTRKMKKFEAYLKKD
- the spoIID gene encoding stage II sporulation protein D codes for the protein MKHLKPVLIIFSIFISIIFIVPTLLVLPFSSEKETANLDEKLKNPPSVEELANSVEVAVYRSNQDLIEKLPLEQYVVGVVAGEMPADFEKEALKAQALAARTYIVNQLLLEDSSVPKGADVTDTVSHQVYKNQKELAGLWGADYDWKVKKISEAVLETMGQVLTYDGKPITAAFFSTSNGFTENSEAYWPNEYPYLRSVESPWDSASPRFEDQKVIPIKEFEQKLGVTLPKDGSVGTITSRTEGKRVASVEINGKGFSGREIREKLELRSSDFTWYLKDDHIVIATKGYGHGVGMSQYGANGMAKEGKDYQDIVTHYYKDVKITESDKLLQKVTAQR